A part of Gambusia affinis linkage group LG19, SWU_Gaff_1.0, whole genome shotgun sequence genomic DNA contains:
- the LOC122821829 gene encoding claudin-4-like: MASKAVQMVFVALSAIGLIGVIICCALPEWAVLHHDDDDMEIHEGLWKMCEKYRSGPQECGTYDDSLIPSELHAFRALTVISCLLGVLSLLLLFFGSDVIQCVQNRDTKTKMILAGGVGLLLAGLLVIIPVSWLSNNIRNLQTGQMRVLVGASIYIGYVAGLMLMLTGGVLCFLIRCGSSSSGGIISFFSNGA; this comes from the exons ATGGCATCAAAAGCAGTTCAGATGGTATTTGTGGCTCTGAGCGCCATCGGGCTGATTGGAGTCATTATCTGCTGCGCCCTCCCTGAATGGGCTGTTTTacatcatgatgatgatgatatg GAAATTCATGAAGGTCTGTGGAAGATGTGTGAGAAGTACAGAAGTGGACCGCAGGAGTGCGGAACATACGATGACTCCTTGATACCCTCTGAATTACATGCCTTCAGGGCTTTGACCGTCATCAGCTGCTTGCTCGGTGTTCtcagcctcctcctcctgttcttTGGTTCTGACGTCATCCAATGTGTTCAGAACCGAGATACCAAGACCAAAATGATCCTGGCTGGCGGAGTGGGCCTGCTGCTGGCCGGCCTGCTGGTGATCATCCCAGTCAGCTGGCTCTCaaataatattagaaatttACAGACTGGTCAGATGCGTGTTTTGGTGGGAGCGAGCATCTATATCGGCTATGTAGCTGGTTTGATGTTGATGCTGACTGGAGGTGTGCTCTGCTTCTTAATCAGATGCGGATCCAGCAGCTCTGGAGGAATCATCAGTTTCTTCAGCAACGGAgcttaa
- the LOC122822586 gene encoding uncharacterized protein LOC122822586 isoform X1: MGQVLGMNKYKRVKKVKKVDFMEEYVRQQFRGHDPPENNYGTLVELNMRSIRQKGEVDDKLLGKESRSSSAVYFLKDFLIKHDLDFHVEPIVGPCTEREIERIKARKVKLEMGERKEQIREKPVNPKALEKPPSAKSETCTLQKLLTDVKASLDADEKDWTDFEQQMFKTMEEMNKDLKKNFDMLTMINQAFESTDDIKKEVSGMKTPQDTKQPEPSPRKIPVTPPRVKMYCLSPSVLQLTREMDEVDWVRKEAAVRFRKRNEFIDSTDEFLGIEEKCFYSREHEERKALQERLKLEREAVERAKIQKLAHRQSTPDIMVPEGLRKSLSFENVALKVGGDLAIDD; encoded by the coding sequence ATGGGGCAAGTACTTGGCATGAACAAGTACAAGAGGGTAAAGAAGGTGAAGAAAGTGGACTTTATGGAGGAGTATGTTAGGCAGCAGTTTCGTGGACATGACCCCCCTGAAAATAATTACGGCACACTAGTAGAACTTAACATGCGATCGATTCGACAGAAAGGTGAGGTTGATGATAAGCTTTTAGGTAAAGAATCTCGGAGTTCCAGTGCGGTGTACTTTTTAAAGGACTTCCTTATCAAACATGATCTGGACTTTCATGTGGAGCCGATTGTTGGTCCATGCACTGAAAGAGAGATCGAAAGAATAAAAGCCCGCAAGGTTAAACTGGAAATGGGGGAAAGAAAGGAACAAATACGAGAAAAGCCGGTCAACCCGAAAGCTTTGGAAAAACCACCATCTgctaaaagtgaaacttgtacTCTCCAAAAGCTCCTGACAGATGTGAAAGCATCACTTGACGCAGATGAGAAAGACTGGACGGATTTTGAGCAGCAAATGTTCAAAACAATGGAAGAAATGAACAAGGACCTAAAAAAGAATTTTGATATGTTGACAATGATTAATCAGGCCTTTGAATCCACAGACGACATCAAAAAAGAAGTTTCTGGCATGAAAACACCTCAGGACACTAAACAACCAGAACCCTCTCCCCGAAAAATCCCTGTGACACCTCCGAGGGTAAAAATGTACTGCCTGTCACCCTCTGTATTGCAACTTACTCGAGAAATGGATGAAGTGGACTGGGTGCGAAAAGAGGCTGCTGTGAGGTTTAGAAAGCGGAATGAGTTTATTGATTCAACAGATGAATTTCTGGgaatagaagaaaaatgtttctattccAGGGAACATGAGGAACGTAAAGCTCTTCAAGAAAGGCTTAAGTTGGAAAGAGAGGCAGTAGAACGAGCAAAGATACAGAAATTAGCTCACAGACAATCAACTCCAGACATTATGGTACCAGAAGGGTTGAGAAAATCACTGTCTTTCGAGAACGTTGCATTAAAAGTTGGAGGGGACCTGGCGATAGATGATTAA
- the LOC122822586 gene encoding proteoglycan 4-like isoform X3, translating into MATKKLGACGSLETRSREPSGTIQPDTRSPRGLFNQTPGAHGDYSTRQQEPRGTIRPDNRSPRGRFDQTPGAHGDYSTRHQEPTGTIRPDTRSPRGRFDQTPGAHGDNSTRHQEPTGTIQPDTRSPRGQFDQTPGAHGDNSTRQQEPTGTIQPDTRSPRGQFDQTTGAQGDNSTRQQEPTRTIRPDTMCPRGRGNQKLGARGAVATRS; encoded by the exons ATGGCAACCAAGAAGCTAGGAGCCTGTGGGTCCTTGGAAACCAGAAGCCGGGAGCCCTCGGGGACGATTCAACCAGACACCAGGAGCCCACGGGGACTATTCAACCAGACACCAGGAGCCCACGGGGACTATTCGACCAGACAACAGGAGCCCAGGGGGACAATTCGACCAGACAACAGGAGCCCACGGGGACGATTCGACCAGACACCAGGAGCCCACGGGGACTATTCAACCAGACACCAGGAGCCCACGGGGACGATTCGACCAGACACCAGGAGCCCACGGGGACGATTCGACCAGACACCAGGAGCCCACGGGGACAATTCGACCAGACACCAGGAGCCCACGGGGACTATTCAACCAGACACCAGGAGCCCACGGGGACAATTCGACCAGACACCAGGAGCCCACGGGGACAATTCGACCAGACAACAGGAGCCCACGGGGACTATTCAACCAGACACCAGGAGCCCACGGGGACAATTCGACCAGACAACAGGAGCCCAGGGGGACAATTCGACCAGACAACAGGAGCCCACAAGGACGATTCGACCAGACACCATGTGCCCCCGGGGCCGTGGCAACCAGAAGCTAG GAGCCCGCGGGGCCGTGGCAACCAGAAGCTAG
- the LOC122822586 gene encoding proteoglycan 4-like isoform X2 — protein sequence MATKKLGACGSLETRSREPSGTIQPDTRSPRGLFNQTPGAHGDYSTRQQEPRGTIRPDNRSPRGRFDQTPGAHGDYSTRHQEPTGTIRPDTRSPRGRFDQTPGAHGDNSTRHQEPTGTIQPDTRSPRGQFDQTPGAHGDNSTRQQEPTGTIQPDTRSPRGQFDQTTGAQGDNSTRQQEPTRTIRPDTMCPRGRGNQKLGARGAVATRS from the coding sequence ATGGCAACCAAGAAGCTAGGAGCCTGTGGGTCCTTGGAAACCAGAAGCCGGGAGCCCTCGGGGACGATTCAACCAGACACCAGGAGCCCACGGGGACTATTCAACCAGACACCAGGAGCCCACGGGGACTATTCGACCAGACAACAGGAGCCCAGGGGGACAATTCGACCAGACAACAGGAGCCCACGGGGACGATTCGACCAGACACCAGGAGCCCACGGGGACTATTCAACCAGACACCAGGAGCCCACGGGGACGATTCGACCAGACACCAGGAGCCCACGGGGACGATTCGACCAGACACCAGGAGCCCACGGGGACAATTCGACCAGACACCAGGAGCCCACGGGGACTATTCAACCAGACACCAGGAGCCCACGGGGACAATTCGACCAGACACCAGGAGCCCACGGGGACAATTCGACCAGACAACAGGAGCCCACGGGGACTATTCAACCAGACACCAGGAGCCCACGGGGACAATTCGACCAGACAACAGGAGCCCAGGGGGACAATTCGACCAGACAACAGGAGCCCACAAGGACGATTCGACCAGACACCATGTGCCCCCGGGGCCGTGGCAACCAGAAGCTAGGAGCCCGCGGGGCCGTGGCAACCAGAAGCTAG
- the LOC122822588 gene encoding claudin-4-like isoform X2 gives MRSSAVQMVCVALGALCLIGVIRCCTVPQWKISSFIGSNIVTAQVIYEGLWMSCVSQSTGQMQCKVYDSMLQLGSDLQAARAMTIISCILCGLSLLILFWGADFTTCVQNEDAKPKIILVAAVGLMLAGLLVIIPVSFLRDFYNPLLLDFHRREMGACIYIGWAAGVLLILTGVLLCCFSRPRSSSSSRTVKYYNNTLQVQTML, from the exons ATGAGATCCTCAGCAGTTCAGATGGTTTGTGTGGCCCTTGGGGCTCTCTGCCTGATTGGGGTCATCAGGTGTTGCACCGTCCCTCAGTGGAAAATTTCTTCCTTCATAGGATCAAACATTGTTACTGCACAG GTGATTTATGAAGGTTTATGGATGAGCTGTGTGTCGCAGAGTACTGGACAGATGCAGTGCAAAGTGTACGACTCCATGTTGCAGTTGGGCTCTGACCTGCAGGCCGCCCGCGCCATGACCATCATCAGCTGCATCCTCTGTGGTCTCAGCCTCCTCATCTTGTTTTGGGGTGCCGACTTCACCACATGTGTTCAGAACGAAGACGCCAAGCCCAAAATCATCCTGGTGGCTGCAGTGGGCCTGATGCTGGCCGGCCTGCTGGTGATCATCCCGGTCAGCTTTCTAAGAGATTTCTACAACCCTCTGTTACTGGATTTCCACAGGAGAGAGATGGGAGCGTGTATCTATATCGGCTGGGCAGCCGGTGTGCTGTTGATCCTGACAGgagttctgctctgctgcttcagCAGACCCAGATCCAGCAGCTCTAGTAGAACCGTCAAATACTACAACAACACGCTTCAGGTCCAAACGATGTTATAA
- the LOC122822588 gene encoding claudin-4-like isoform X1, whose translation MVDCYQTRERQGIYCSNFFNYLLSAVIFCRMRSSAVQMVCVALGALCLIGVIRCCTVPQWKISSFIGSNIVTAQVIYEGLWMSCVSQSTGQMQCKVYDSMLQLGSDLQAARAMTIISCILCGLSLLILFWGADFTTCVQNEDAKPKIILVAAVGLMLAGLLVIIPVSFLRDFYNPLLLDFHRREMGACIYIGWAAGVLLILTGVLLCCFSRPRSSSSSRTVKYYNNTLQVQTML comes from the exons atggttgaCTGTTACCAAACCAGAGAAAGACAGGGAATATATTGCAgtaatttctttaattatttgctTTCTGCTGTCATCTTTTGCAGAATGAGATCCTCAGCAGTTCAGATGGTTTGTGTGGCCCTTGGGGCTCTCTGCCTGATTGGGGTCATCAGGTGTTGCACCGTCCCTCAGTGGAAAATTTCTTCCTTCATAGGATCAAACATTGTTACTGCACAG GTGATTTATGAAGGTTTATGGATGAGCTGTGTGTCGCAGAGTACTGGACAGATGCAGTGCAAAGTGTACGACTCCATGTTGCAGTTGGGCTCTGACCTGCAGGCCGCCCGCGCCATGACCATCATCAGCTGCATCCTCTGTGGTCTCAGCCTCCTCATCTTGTTTTGGGGTGCCGACTTCACCACATGTGTTCAGAACGAAGACGCCAAGCCCAAAATCATCCTGGTGGCTGCAGTGGGCCTGATGCTGGCCGGCCTGCTGGTGATCATCCCGGTCAGCTTTCTAAGAGATTTCTACAACCCTCTGTTACTGGATTTCCACAGGAGAGAGATGGGAGCGTGTATCTATATCGGCTGGGCAGCCGGTGTGCTGTTGATCCTGACAGgagttctgctctgctgcttcagCAGACCCAGATCCAGCAGCTCTAGTAGAACCGTCAAATACTACAACAACACGCTTCAGGTCCAAACGATGTTATAA